Proteins encoded in a region of the Cydia pomonella isolate Wapato2018A chromosome 3, ilCydPomo1, whole genome shotgun sequence genome:
- the LOC133516677 gene encoding uncharacterized protein LOC133516677, giving the protein MGDLCAIKLHGAQDSSLQEMVVASVYMPEAEEPPPHDMARLVNYCEEAGLELIVATDSNAHHPLWGMEAGNERGKKLVEYLFTTNLNLLNTGSEPTFVNRRSRTIIDLTLATEKASRLISGWHVSKEVSCSDHRWIRFDIKVETRAAVPRRNPRKMNRDLYTVRLSTTLKQLEGPPRIEGTAGIEEQVSILTSTILDCYHQTCPLSTPPTRSRGKNNWWGPELERLRGKMRRQLNRAMNTGADEDWDNYKSTKAKYKKRLRYRSTNSWRKFCTDIETTTQANRVRKVLSTNSTITLGSLRKPDNSLTNSPEEAERVLVQTHFPDCVISHPVSWNEMETTTPTEGEWLQTYELGRLGTEVQRRVWKFADGGLMELGRVRTCACR; this is encoded by the coding sequence agacctgtgcGCTATAAAACTGCACGGGGCGCAAGACTCCAGCCTGCAGGAGATGGTAGTAGCCTCTGTGTATATGCCGGAGGCTGAAGAACCACCACCGCACGACATGGCAAGGCTGGTCAACTACTGCGAAGAGGCAGGGCTCGAGCTCATCGTGGCCACCGACTCGAACGCGCATCACCCCCTATGGGGGATGGAAGCAGGTAACGAGAGAGGTAAGAAGCTCGTCGAGTACCTATTCACTACAAACCTCAACCTCCTTAACACAGGTTCAGAACCGACATTTGTAAACAGACGCAGCAGGACAATCATTGACCTGACCCTAGCAACCGAAAAAGCATCGAGACTAATCTCGGGCTGGCATGTATCGAAGGAGGTATCGTGCTCAGACCACAGGTGGATTCGATTTGACATTAAGGTAGAAACACGAGCAGCAGTGCCCAGGCGGAACCCACGCAAGATGAATCGTGACCTTTACACGGTGCGATTGTCTACAACATTGAAACAGCTGGAGGGTCCCCCTAGAATAGAAGGCACAGCGGGCATAGAGGAACAGGTAAGCATTCTCACGAGCACCATTCTGGATTGCTACCATCAAACATGCCCCTTATCGACCCCACCGACCAGAAGCAGAGGGAAAAACAACTGGTGGGGACCTGAGCTGGAGAGACTCAGGGGCAAGATGAGGAGGCAACTGAACAGAGCTATGAACACAGGCGCTGACGAGGACTGGGACAACTATAAGTCCACCAAGGCCAAGTACAAAAAACGTCTCAGGTACAGAAGCACAAACTCTTGGCGCAAATTCTGTACAGACATCGAGACCACCACGCAGGCCAACAGGGTAAGGAAGGTCCTCTCCACCAACTCGACCATAACCTTAGGATCCCTGCGTAAGCCAGACAACTCTCTCACAAACTCACCGGAGGAGGCGGAACGGGTCCTAGTGCAAACGCACTTCCCGGACTGCGTGATATCGCACCCAGTAAGTTGGAACGAGATGGAGACAACCACCCCGACGGAAGgcgagtggctacagacatatgag